A segment of the Vicinamibacteria bacterium genome:
GAAGGCCTCGTTCCCGAAAGCCACGTCGAGGCGCTTCGAGGAAGCGTTGCCGACGTGCTTCTCGCCAAGCATCGCTGTTATATGCCCGAGCTCGAGCCGTTTCTCGATGGTGGCGAGATCCACGCGCTGGCTCACATCACCGGGGGCGGTCTCACCGACAACATCCCCCGCGTGCTGCCGGAAGGCTGCGGCGTGCGCATCGACCTCGGAACCCTGAAGCCTCAGCCGATATTTCGTTACCTCATGGACAAGGGCGGCGTGCCTCAAAAGGAGATGCTGCGGACGTTCAACCTCGGCGTCGGAATGGTGGTCATCGCGGATAAGGCAGGTCTGCCGCTGCCGGGCGCCTGGCCCATCGGTGAAGTCGTCTCCGGGCAGGGCGTCCGCTACGAGGGCTCGATTTGAGAAACCTGGGAGTTCTCATCTCGGGCCGGGGCTCGAACCTCCAGGCGATACTCGCCGCCGTTTCCGAGGGGCGGCTCGAGGCTCGGGTCGGGGTCGTGATCAGCAACGTCGCATCCGCGAGAGGTCTCGAGCGGGCTCGAGCCGCGGGAGTCCCGACGGCGATCGTTTCCCACCGGGATTTTCCCTCGCGCGAGGACTTCGACACCGCCATCGTCGCCGAGCTTCGAGAGCACCACGTCGACCTCGTCTGTCTCGCGGGATTCATGAGGATTCTCTCCCCGGTTCTGGTGAACGCTTTTCCCGAACGCATCCTCAATATCCATCCGTCGCTTCTGCCCTCGTTCCCCGGCCTCGACGCCCAACGTCGAGCGCTCGAGCACGGTGTCAAAGTCTCGGGAGCTTCGGTTCATTTCGTAGACGAGCAGCTCGACCACGGGCCAATCGTACTGCAGCGCGCCGTTCCCGTCTTCGAGGATGACGACGAGCAGGCGCTTGCCGCGCGCATCCTCGAGGAGGAGCACAAGCTCTACCCCGAAGCGATCGCACTGGTGCTCGACGGGCGGGTGCGCATCGAGGGCCGGAGGGCGGTGATCAGAGAATGTCGCTCGACGAACGAATCGCTTATCTGACCAAGGGCGCCGTCGACGTGGTCCGGGTGGAGGACCTGCGCGCCAAGCTCGAACGCTCGGCGAGGACGAAAAAGCCGCTCAGAGTCAAAGTGGGCTTCGACCCCTCGGCTCCCGACATCCATCTCGGCCACACCGTTCTGATGCGGAAGATGAAGCATTTCCAGGACCTCGGCCACGACGTGGTGTTTCTCATCGGCGATTTCACCGCGCTCATCGGTGACCCGACGGGCAAATCGAAGACGAGACCACAGCTCACCCGTGAAGAGATCACCAAGAACGCCGAGACCTACAAGGAGCAGGTCTTCAAGATCCTCGATCCCGCGAAGACCCTCGTCGACTTCAATAGCCGCTGGCTCGGAGCTCTCGGAAGCGAAGGATTCATCAAGCTGGCCTCGCGCTACACCGTGGCCCGAATGCTCGAGCGAGACGATTTCAAGAGGCGGTATCAGGCGGAGCAGCCGATTGCGATCCACGAGTTTCTCTATCCTCTGGCGCAGGCCTACGATTCCGTGGCCCTCGAAGCGGATTTCGAGCTCGGTGGGACGGACCAGCTCTTCAACCTCCTCGTCGGCCGGGACATCATGCGCGAGTACGGCCTCGAGCCCCAGGTGGTGTTGACGACACCTCTGCTCGAGGGAATCGACGGCGTCGAGAAGATGTCGAAGAGCATGGGGAACTACGTCGGCGTGACGGAGCCTCCCGAGGAGATGTTCGGAAAGCTCATGTCCATCTCCGACGAGCTCATGTGGCGGTATTACGAGCTCCTCACCGATCTGAGCCTTCGCGAGATCGAGGGTTTGAAGGCCCGGGACGACCCGATGCGGTCCAAGATGGATCTGGCCCGGCGCATCATCACCGATTTCCATTCGGCCGACGCTGCCGCCGAAGCCCAGCGCCATTTCGACTCGGTGATTCGCAAAAAGGAGATTCCCGACGAGCTCCCCGAGCACCGCGTGGCCGCGGGGAGCTACCTGCTCTCGCAGCTCCTGGTCGAGGGAGGGCTCGCCCCCTCGAAGAATGAAGCGAAACGTTTGATTCGGCAGGGGGCAGTGTCGATCGACGGGGAACGGGCCGCGGAGGATCGAAAGCTCGAGATGGGCGACGAGCTATTACTAAAAGTCGGAAAGCGAAGGTTTCTGAAGCTCGTCCGGAATTAGCGCTCCATCACAGGTTTCATTGCGATATCTCCACGACGAGCGTGACGCTTGCCCGGATCTCGATCGTTCCTGGCTCGACGGGCGTGGTAACGTCCGCCTGAGCCATGGCCATCTCCGACCGAAAAGCCGGCATGGGGCGAACGATGTCCGGCTCCCCTTCGGTGGCGGTAAGGATGCGCACGACGGACACGCCGAGAGCCCCGGCGAGCGTGTCGGCTTTGGCCCGGGCGTCCGCCGCCGCCTGTCTCAGGGCTTCCGATTTCGCCGCATTCTCGTCACGCAAGCTGAACGAGATGTTGTGGATCGTGTTCGATCCCGACGCCGAGGCGAGATCGATCGCCTTGCCCACGGCGTCGAGCGCAAGGTCTTTGATCCGCACGATGTTCGAGGCCACATAGCCGGTGAGAACCGGCTCTTCTCGAGGAGCGGGCCTCCGGTAGTTGGGGCGGAGCGTGTAGCTCAGGGTCTCGAAATCCGCGCCCGGTCCCAGTTCGTCCCTGAGGGCATTCAAGACGCGGTCGAGCTTTGAGGCGTTCTGACTTGCGGCAGCCTGCGCTTCGGGCGCCTCGGTGATGACGCCGACGTCGACCGCCGCGCGCTCGGGCTGAGCCGAGATCACGGCGCGACCCGTGACCACGAGATGC
Coding sequences within it:
- the purN gene encoding phosphoribosylglycinamide formyltransferase, with translation MRNLGVLISGRGSNLQAILAAVSEGRLEARVGVVISNVASARGLERARAAGVPTAIVSHRDFPSREDFDTAIVAELREHHVDLVCLAGFMRILSPVLVNAFPERILNIHPSLLPSFPGLDAQRRALEHGVKVSGASVHFVDEQLDHGPIVLQRAVPVFEDDDEQALAARILEEEHKLYPEAIALVLDGRVRIEGRRAVIRECRSTNESLI
- the tyrS gene encoding tyrosine--tRNA ligase, producing the protein MSLDERIAYLTKGAVDVVRVEDLRAKLERSARTKKPLRVKVGFDPSAPDIHLGHTVLMRKMKHFQDLGHDVVFLIGDFTALIGDPTGKSKTRPQLTREEITKNAETYKEQVFKILDPAKTLVDFNSRWLGALGSEGFIKLASRYTVARMLERDDFKRRYQAEQPIAIHEFLYPLAQAYDSVALEADFELGGTDQLFNLLVGRDIMREYGLEPQVVLTTPLLEGIDGVEKMSKSMGNYVGVTEPPEEMFGKLMSISDELMWRYYELLTDLSLREIEGLKARDDPMRSKMDLARRIITDFHSADAAAEAQRHFDSVIRKKEIPDELPEHRVAAGSYLLSQLLVEGGLAPSKNEAKRLIRQGAVSIDGERAAEDRKLEMGDELLLKVGKRRFLKLVRN
- a CDS encoding SIMPL domain-containing protein (The SIMPL domain is named for its presence in mouse protein SIMPL (signalling molecule that associates with mouse pelle-like kinase). Bacterial member BP26, from Brucella, was shown to assemble into a channel-like structure, while YggE from E. coli has been associated with resistance to oxidative stress.), producing the protein MLFLLTVLSQLSSALEPHLVVTGRAVISAQPERAAVDVGVITEAPEAQAAASQNASKLDRVLNALRDELGPGADFETLSYTLRPNYRRPAPREEPVLTGYVASNIVRIKDLALDAVGKAIDLASASGSNTIHNISFSLRDENAAKSEALRQAAADARAKADTLAGALGVSVVRILTATEGEPDIVRPMPAFRSEMAMAQADVTTPVEPGTIEIRASVTLVVEISQ